Proteins encoded by one window of Paenibacillus sp. DCT19:
- the pnpS gene encoding two-component system histidine kinase PnpS, protein MRPFRVRLSIIMMVLIGVSVIVAGYTMGRVFKTTHTTALEQTMVREINLLKATFPFHDASDPTSPETRQYYSARALELDRLTDSRVTFINKDGTVIGDSESDPANMDNHLEREEIKGAIGEGYGQAIRYSETLGQDMLYVALPVNSDQSDMVEVPGGKFDGYIRLSMSLAAVDQGLQRGWVITFTALGLLFLIVALVSYRVARSLTSPIEHIIKVAHRITKLEYDARVDVTRRDEIGQLGLAINGMADSLQTQLKTIRDNEALLQSVLANMTGGIVMIDAGQSIALVNREAERMLSIQAARVTGRPYVELKKHYELTRSIEESVALQERMHEEVSVFNPEERLIRIDGVPMTEDDGSYRGMLFLLQDVTAIRRLESMRSEFVANVSHELKTPVAAVRGFAETLLSGGVQDKETERSFLKIIYDEGDRLNRLIGDILELSKIESKRAPLQCSPVHVHSFFEMVLGTLSTVAEKKQIRMQMVVPEELYIEADEDKMKQIFINLLSNGINYTPEGGRVKLQVTVEHEDDEEQVVFAVSDTGIGIPKNDLPRIFERFYRVDKGRSRNSGGTGLGLSIVKHLVELHHGKLSVESELGLGTTFRVTLPLIQDEEV, encoded by the coding sequence ATGAGACCATTTCGAGTTCGCCTGTCCATCATCATGATGGTTCTAATTGGTGTATCCGTTATTGTAGCGGGATATACGATGGGCAGAGTGTTTAAGACAACACATACCACAGCGTTGGAACAAACGATGGTGCGTGAGATTAATTTGTTAAAAGCGACATTTCCGTTTCATGATGCAAGTGATCCGACATCTCCGGAGACCAGACAGTATTATTCTGCGCGAGCACTTGAACTCGATCGGCTGACAGATTCGCGAGTAACTTTTATCAATAAGGACGGAACAGTCATCGGTGACTCGGAGAGCGATCCAGCCAACATGGATAATCATCTGGAACGTGAAGAAATCAAGGGAGCGATTGGAGAAGGATATGGTCAGGCAATACGATATAGTGAGACGTTAGGGCAGGACATGCTCTATGTCGCACTTCCTGTCAATTCCGATCAGAGTGACATGGTTGAAGTACCTGGAGGTAAATTCGACGGTTATATCCGTTTATCCATGAGCTTGGCTGCTGTCGATCAAGGACTTCAACGTGGCTGGGTGATCACATTTACAGCTCTTGGATTGTTGTTTCTCATCGTAGCCCTGGTGAGTTATCGTGTGGCACGAAGCTTAACCTCGCCAATAGAGCATATAATCAAGGTGGCTCATCGAATTACTAAATTAGAGTATGACGCCAGAGTTGATGTTACACGCCGGGATGAGATCGGCCAGTTGGGGCTTGCGATTAACGGAATGGCCGATAGTCTTCAAACCCAGCTCAAGACAATTCGCGATAATGAAGCATTGCTGCAAAGTGTCCTTGCCAATATGACGGGCGGCATTGTCATGATTGACGCAGGACAGTCCATTGCACTGGTGAACCGAGAAGCAGAACGGATGCTAAGCATTCAGGCTGCGCGAGTTACGGGTAGACCGTATGTAGAATTAAAGAAACACTACGAGCTGACCCGTTCCATAGAAGAGAGCGTCGCTTTGCAAGAACGAATGCATGAAGAAGTAAGTGTATTTAATCCGGAGGAACGATTGATTCGTATTGATGGTGTGCCCATGACCGAAGACGATGGTAGTTACCGCGGAATGTTATTCCTTCTTCAGGATGTGACGGCAATACGTAGGCTGGAGTCCATGCGAAGTGAGTTCGTAGCCAATGTATCCCATGAGCTGAAAACGCCTGTAGCAGCGGTTAGAGGATTTGCTGAAACGTTATTAAGCGGTGGTGTGCAGGATAAGGAAACAGAACGCTCATTCCTGAAAATCATCTATGATGAAGGGGATCGACTGAACCGACTGATTGGAGATATTCTGGAGTTGTCCAAAATTGAATCCAAGCGTGCTCCGTTACAATGTTCACCTGTTCACGTACACTCCTTCTTCGAAATGGTTCTGGGAACACTATCCACTGTGGCCGAGAAGAAACAAATCCGGATGCAGATGGTTGTGCCTGAGGAACTCTATATCGAGGCGGACGAGGATAAGATGAAGCAGATCTTCATCAACTTATTGTCCAATGGCATCAATTACACCCCTGAAGGTGGACGCGTGAAATTACAAGTGACAGTAGAGCATGAGGATGATGAGGAGCAGGTCGTATTTGCGGTATCTGATACCGGCATAGGTATTCCGAAGAACGATTTGCCAAGAATCTTTGAACGTTTCTACCGTGTCGATAAAGGGAGATCACGTAACTCGGGTGGTACGGGACTTGGATTATCTATTGTCAAACACCTTGTTGAACTTCACCACGGCAAACTTTCTGTAGAAAGTGAACTCGGTCTGGGAACAACGTTTCGTGTCACTCTTCCGTTAATTCAGGATGAAGAAGTATAG
- a CDS encoding response regulator transcription factor — protein sequence MAQRLLVIEDEPTLSRLLTYNLTQEGYDVTAEDHGSSGYDRALSQEFDLILLDLMLPGMNGLDILNKLRVQGVTTPVIILTAKTGEAEVVQGLKSGADDYITKPFGVSELLARVDAVLRRYSNGEDLPQPEDKEGSRIVLGELEIYPLKYEVTLGGQSISLRPKEFEVLLYLAKKPGVVLTRDDLMNAVWGFDYIGGQRTVDVHVSSLRKKLELDPESVHIDSIRGVGYKLVVKRKTPHHSS from the coding sequence ATGGCACAGCGTTTGCTTGTAATTGAAGACGAACCTACATTATCAAGATTACTCACGTATAATCTTACACAGGAAGGCTACGATGTAACAGCAGAGGATCACGGATCTTCTGGATATGATCGAGCATTATCGCAGGAATTTGACCTGATATTGCTAGATCTGATGTTGCCAGGAATGAACGGTCTAGACATTCTGAACAAATTAAGAGTTCAAGGTGTAACCACACCGGTGATCATTCTGACAGCCAAAACCGGTGAAGCTGAGGTTGTACAAGGTCTGAAATCAGGAGCAGATGATTATATCACCAAGCCATTTGGCGTATCGGAATTGCTCGCCAGAGTAGACGCAGTGTTAAGACGATATTCTAACGGTGAGGACTTGCCTCAACCAGAGGACAAAGAAGGTTCCCGAATTGTGCTGGGTGAGCTGGAGATTTATCCATTGAAGTATGAAGTAACACTTGGTGGACAGTCCATTAGTTTGCGGCCGAAGGAGTTTGAGGTGCTTCTCTATCTTGCGAAGAAACCGGGCGTTGTGCTCACTCGCGATGATCTGATGAATGCGGTCTGGGGCTTTGATTATATCGGAGGTCAACGTACAGTCGATGTTCATGTAAGCTCATTGCGGAAAAAGCTAGAGTTAGATCCAGAATCGGTTCACATTGATTCGATTCGTGGTGTAGGTTATAAATTGGTTGTAAAAAGAAAAACTCCCCATCATTCGAGTTAA
- a CDS encoding methyl-accepting chemotaxis protein — MPMLLEMRPTDPLEQDSHVQENITDMKEVQKPERTLLKHPLSIRDYCREVPVVYVHTTCGEAAGMLNADEAYPCIVMCDEQMKPLGLLMRETLYRLLNGRFAADLFYRKAVQNVVDPMPVIVDVSADAPSIIDIALKREEQHFYDCILVTEEGKLIGVLTMRDMMFLSRKLQHQASEERASTITESRQEIARINDSVTSLVQAAGQAGEEAQRIMKLSAEGERSLTQVEMSYQQVYRHMEGQRQHANVMLDSIQTGAGMASSIRSLADQSALLAMNASIEAAHAGEYGRGFQVVAGEIRLLAKQTREVAGNMSSLLEGIGDLTKQTVESIRASAAEIDDSSTHVTAGEVAFRDMNSAVVGLSRIAEGIAEEGEKAANMATHIRTQLKVMVHSQ, encoded by the coding sequence ATGCCTATGTTGCTTGAAATGAGGCCAACAGACCCGTTAGAACAAGACAGCCATGTACAAGAGAACATAACCGATATGAAGGAAGTTCAAAAGCCTGAAAGGACACTTCTTAAGCATCCGTTATCCATTCGTGATTATTGCCGTGAAGTTCCGGTTGTATATGTACATACCACTTGTGGGGAAGCGGCTGGCATGTTAAATGCAGATGAGGCATATCCATGTATCGTAATGTGTGATGAGCAAATGAAGCCGCTTGGTTTGTTAATGCGGGAGACGTTATACCGACTCCTGAATGGACGTTTTGCAGCAGATTTATTTTATCGTAAAGCAGTCCAAAATGTAGTAGATCCAATGCCGGTTATTGTGGATGTTTCCGCAGATGCGCCGAGCATCATTGATATCGCACTGAAGCGAGAGGAACAGCACTTTTATGACTGTATCCTAGTTACGGAAGAGGGCAAGCTAATAGGCGTGTTAACGATGCGGGATATGATGTTTCTATCACGGAAGCTGCAGCATCAGGCGAGTGAAGAACGTGCCAGTACGATCACCGAATCAAGACAGGAGATTGCTCGCATTAACGATTCGGTCACAAGTCTAGTGCAGGCTGCAGGACAAGCAGGTGAAGAAGCACAGCGGATTATGAAGTTGTCCGCAGAAGGAGAGCGAAGCCTCACACAAGTCGAAATGTCGTATCAACAGGTCTACCGACATATGGAGGGGCAACGTCAGCATGCGAATGTAATGCTGGACTCGATTCAAACTGGAGCAGGGATGGCAAGTTCAATCCGATCGTTGGCAGATCAAAGTGCATTGCTCGCTATGAATGCTTCGATCGAAGCTGCCCATGCAGGAGAATACGGTCGCGGCTTCCAAGTGGTAGCTGGTGAAATTCGATTGCTTGCCAAGCAGACTCGTGAGGTGGCAGGTAATATGTCGTCTTTGCTTGAAGGTATCGGAGACTTGACGAAGCAGACGGTTGAATCGATCCGGGCAAGCGCCGCAGAGATTGATGACAGTTCAACGCATGTTACTGCTGGAGAGGTTGCTTTCAGGGATATGAACAGCGCTGTTGTAGGATTGTCTCGAATTGCAGAGGGGATAGCAGAAGAGGGAGAGAAAGCAGCAAATATGGCTACACATATTCGTACACAGTTGAAAGTGATGGTGCATTCTCAATAA
- the pstB gene encoding phosphate ABC transporter ATP-binding protein PstB: protein MKDLIHIDKLNLYYDTHHALKNISMDLPERTVTAFIGPSGCGKSTLLRTLNRMNDMIPGVRVEGQVLLNGSDIYSNEIEVETLRKRVGMVFQQPNPFPKSIYDNVAYGPRLHGVTQKAELDQLVEQSLTHAALWDEVKDVLKKSALSLSGGQQQRLCIARALAVQPDVLLMDEATSALDPISTLKIEELVKELHHKYTIVMVTHNMHQAARVSGRTVFFLNGEVVEAADTETLFSTPQDSRTEDYISGRFG, encoded by the coding sequence ATGAAAGACCTCATTCACATTGATAAACTTAATTTATACTATGATACGCATCATGCGCTTAAAAATATATCGATGGACTTGCCGGAGCGAACGGTTACTGCGTTTATTGGTCCTTCAGGTTGTGGTAAATCCACATTGCTCCGTACATTGAATCGGATGAATGACATGATTCCAGGTGTCCGTGTGGAAGGACAAGTTCTGCTGAACGGCTCGGATATTTACAGCAACGAGATCGAAGTTGAAACGTTGCGCAAGCGGGTAGGTATGGTGTTCCAGCAGCCGAATCCTTTTCCAAAATCAATCTACGATAACGTAGCTTATGGCCCGCGCTTGCATGGGGTAACGCAGAAAGCCGAGCTGGATCAATTGGTGGAGCAAAGTTTGACACATGCAGCCCTGTGGGACGAAGTGAAGGATGTACTCAAAAAGTCAGCACTTAGCCTATCTGGTGGTCAACAGCAGCGTCTGTGTATTGCACGTGCACTTGCTGTTCAGCCTGACGTTTTACTTATGGACGAAGCAACCTCAGCCCTCGATCCAATTTCTACGCTTAAAATAGAGGAGCTTGTTAAGGAATTGCATCATAAATATACAATTGTTATGGTAACCCACAACATGCATCAGGCCGCACGGGTATCCGGTCGGACAGTCTTTTTCCTGAATGGTGAAGTGGTGGAAGCCGCGGATACGGAGACATTGTTCTCCACACCGCAGGATTCCCGAACCGAGGATTATATATCCGGTAGGTTCGGTTAA